A portion of the Magnolia sinica isolate HGM2019 chromosome 17, MsV1, whole genome shotgun sequence genome contains these proteins:
- the LOC131230470 gene encoding uncharacterized protein LOC131230470, translated as MGENKNRDGRERPDVYLRGEEGGDKESVDEGKGEEGGEEDSGNEGEGEGAKLQLTVESREDREELEAERIRLERDREELKRQECTLKERRIDREGERSSTQGGGTNAKSDGSLEVTEERVE; from the exons atgggtgaaaataaGAATAGGGATGGCAGGGAGAGGCCGGACGTGTATTTGCGT GGAGAAGAAGGGGGAGATAAAGAGAGTGTTGATGAGGGAAAGggagaagaagggggagaggaaGATAGTGGcaatgagggagagggagagggagcgaaATTGCAACTGACTGTGGAGTCGAGGGAGGATAGGGAGGAGCTGGAGGCAGAGAGGATTCGGTTGGAGAGAGATAGGGAAGAGTTGAAGCGTCAGGAATGCACGCTAAAAGAGAGAAGAAtcgatagagagggagagagaagtagtaCGCAAGGAGGTGGAACTAATGCTAAAAGTGATGGAAGCCTTGAGGTTACAGAAGAAAGAGTTGAATGA